TTCAGCCCTTCATTGACTACACGGACAGAGGCGTCCTTGTCCTATGCCGCACCTCTAACAAAGGTGGCGCCGATTTTCAGGACCTCGTTGTCGGCGGCAGGCCGCTCTTTGAGCAGGTGGCCCTTAAGGCCAAGGCCTGGAACCTAAAGGGCAACATCGGCCTTGTCACTGGGACAACCCAGCCCGTTGAGCTGAAGCGCGTCCGCGAACTCTGCCCTGATATGCCGCTCCTCCTTCCCGGCATCGGCGCCCAAGGCGGCGACCTCATCGCCTCCGTCCGCGGCGGCCTCGATGCCAACGGCGGCGGCATTATCGTCAACTCTTCCCGGGAAACTCTCTACGCCGCAAAGGGCAAGGACTTCGCCCAGGCCTCGCGCAAAGTCGCCGAGCGCCTGCGCGGCGATATCCAGCGCGCCGCCGGGCGCTAGCTCCTGCGCCGCCCTTGTGTATCGCCACACTTTCGTTGACCTGGGTATGGCGCGGGCGTAGAATGGCATGACTCCCTCTCACCGGGGCGCACGCCATGATCGAAATGACCATAGATAGCATCCGCGTCAGCCTAG
The DNA window shown above is from Chloroflexota bacterium and carries:
- the pyrF gene encoding orotidine-5'-phosphate decarboxylase — its product is MFSFVQKLHSAARRNGSMLCIGLDPDPKLMPEMPVATFLCEIVEATKDLVCAYKPNLAFYEALGIDGWKALQQVIKVIPKDVVTIGDGKRGDIGNTSAAYAKAVFEVWGFDAATVAPYMGSDSVQPFIDYTDRGVLVLCRTSNKGGADFQDLVVGGRPLFEQVALKAKAWNLKGNIGLVTGTTQPVELKRVRELCPDMPLLLPGIGAQGGDLIASVRGGLDANGGGIIVNSSRETLYAAKGKDFAQASRKVAERLRGDIQRAAGR